The proteins below are encoded in one region of Rhizobacter sp.:
- a CDS encoding DMT family transporter, whose protein sequence is MVLASFLFATMSVCVKLASELYGTAEIVFYRGMVGAVVLAIVAKRQNGTLRTTVPAMHFWRSVSGVFALGLWFYAIGNLPLATAMTLNYMSSVWMALFLIGGAVMLGTSRVDGRLVATVLLGFIGVALILRPTIEQNQLWHGLIGLMSGVLAATAYLQVTALGRAGEPVYRIVFYFSLGGMLLGLGTALASGGLTWHTTWQGPVLLLAVGVLATVAQMMMTRAYGVGRPLVNASLQYLGIAFSFIYGALLFHDKITWMAVLGMCFIVASGLGATLLRSRTAFKDTTTPTES, encoded by the coding sequence ATGGTGCTGGCGTCCTTCCTCTTCGCCACCATGAGCGTGTGCGTGAAGCTCGCGTCCGAGCTCTACGGCACGGCGGAAATCGTCTTCTATCGCGGCATGGTGGGCGCGGTGGTGCTCGCCATCGTGGCGAAACGCCAGAACGGCACGCTGCGCACCACCGTGCCGGCAATGCACTTCTGGCGCAGCGTGAGCGGCGTCTTCGCGCTCGGCCTGTGGTTCTACGCCATCGGCAACCTGCCGCTCGCCACCGCGATGACGCTCAACTACATGTCGTCGGTGTGGATGGCGCTCTTCCTCATCGGTGGCGCGGTGATGCTCGGCACCTCGCGGGTCGACGGCCGGCTGGTCGCGACCGTGTTGCTGGGCTTCATCGGCGTGGCGCTCATCTTGCGCCCCACCATCGAGCAGAACCAGCTCTGGCACGGCCTCATCGGCCTGATGTCGGGCGTGCTCGCGGCCACCGCCTACCTGCAGGTGACGGCGCTCGGCCGCGCAGGCGAGCCGGTGTACCGCATCGTCTTCTACTTCTCCCTCGGCGGCATGCTGCTGGGCCTGGGCACTGCGCTCGCAAGCGGCGGTCTCACCTGGCACACCACCTGGCAAGGCCCGGTGCTGCTGCTCGCCGTGGGCGTGCTCGCCACCGTGGCGCAGATGATGATGACGCGGGCCTATGGCGTGGGCCGCCCGCTCGTCAACGCGAGCCTGCAATACCTCGGCATCGCCTTCTCGTTCATCTACGGCGCCTTGCTCTTCCACGACAAGATCACCTGGATGGCGGTGCTCGGCATGTGCTTCATCGTCGCCTCGGGCCTGGGCGCCACGCTGCTGCGCAGCCGCACCGCCTTCAAGGACACCACCACCCCGACAGAAAGCTGA
- a CDS encoding sulfurtransferase: MHPLISAADLRDLLARRPETVLLDCSFDLADTAAGERAYAEGHLPGARYAHLDRDLSAPKTGRNGRHPLRDRTAYAAWIGSLGITPTTPVVAYDRQGSMFAVRAWWVLRWLGHDEVAVLDGGLPAWQATGGALSTETPAMPPAASYPDLPPAMPRIDAAQLQQRLREVLILDARAPERYRGDVEPLDAVAGHIPGAVNRFFKDNLQPDGRFKPADELKREFDALLTDERQVVHSCGSGVTACHNLLAMEVAGFGRSRLYAGSWSEWCSDPSRPMVQGAAP; the protein is encoded by the coding sequence ATGCACCCGCTGATCAGCGCCGCCGACCTGCGCGACCTGCTCGCCCGCCGCCCCGAGACCGTGCTGCTCGACTGCAGCTTCGACCTCGCCGACACCGCCGCCGGCGAGCGTGCCTACGCCGAAGGCCACCTGCCCGGCGCCCGCTACGCCCACCTCGACCGCGACCTGTCGGCGCCCAAGACGGGCCGCAACGGCCGCCACCCACTGCGCGATCGAACGGCCTACGCCGCGTGGATCGGCAGCCTGGGCATCACACCCACCACCCCGGTCGTCGCCTACGACCGCCAGGGCAGCATGTTCGCCGTGCGCGCCTGGTGGGTGCTTCGCTGGCTGGGCCACGACGAAGTGGCGGTGCTCGACGGCGGCCTGCCCGCCTGGCAAGCCACAGGCGGCGCATTGAGCACCGAAACGCCCGCCATGCCTCCGGCCGCGTCCTACCCCGACCTGCCGCCCGCCATGCCGCGCATCGACGCTGCCCAGCTGCAGCAGCGCCTGCGCGAGGTGCTCATCCTCGACGCCCGTGCGCCGGAGCGTTACCGCGGCGACGTGGAGCCGCTGGACGCCGTGGCCGGCCACATCCCCGGGGCCGTGAACCGCTTCTTCAAGGACAACCTCCAGCCCGACGGCCGCTTCAAGCCGGCCGACGAGCTCAAGCGCGAATTCGACGCCCTCCTCACCGACGAGCGCCAGGTCGTGCACAGCTGCGGCTCCGGCGTCACCGCGTGCCACAACCTGCTGGCGATGGAAGTGGCCGGCTTCGGCCGTTCACGCCTGTACGCGGGCTCGTGGAGCGAATGGTGCAGCGACCCGTCGCGCCCCATGGTGCAAGGCGCGGCCCCGTAG
- a CDS encoding universal stress protein — protein MFKRILVPTDGSDITKKALASAVALAKSVNAKLYTLSVKEPFPYSAISEMQPTPPQEFFDAQERIAAARVKEVRDTAELSGLQCDAQTVEALHPWEAIIDHAKRHECDLIVMASHGRRGVTALLLGSETQKVLTHTNIPVLVVR, from the coding sequence ATGTTCAAGCGCATCCTGGTTCCCACCGACGGCTCGGACATCACCAAGAAGGCCCTGGCCTCCGCCGTGGCACTGGCCAAGTCCGTGAATGCGAAGCTCTACACGCTGAGCGTGAAGGAGCCCTTCCCCTACAGCGCGATCTCCGAGATGCAGCCCACGCCGCCGCAGGAGTTTTTCGACGCGCAGGAGCGCATCGCCGCCGCCCGGGTCAAGGAGGTGAGAGACACCGCCGAGCTGAGCGGCCTGCAGTGCGACGCGCAGACCGTCGAAGCCCTGCACCCCTGGGAAGCCATCATCGACCACGCCAAGCGCCACGAGTGCGACCTGATCGTGATGGCCTCGCACGGCCGTCGCGGCGTGACGGCGTTGCTGCTCGGCAGCGAGACGCAGAAGGTGCTCACGCACACCAACATCCCCGTGCTGGTGGTGAGGTAG
- a CDS encoding ZIP family metal transporter — protein MTLLYILAATLAGGLLSVLIAASLTVGVLSRVVHHLVSLSAGVLLATALLNVLPEAFESKASPQALFATLLAGLIFFFLLEKAELYRHSHHHEGDGHHHHHHFDQQQAGRGGWSVLLGDSIHNFCDGVIIAAAFLTDTQVGIVTALAIIAHEIPQEVGDYIVLLNAGLSRSKALLYNAMSGLSAVAGGVLGYFVVGPWVDLFPYLLVVASSSFIYVAVADLIPQLQHRLSMRDTIAQLVWLAVGMVTIALVVQAIHGHAH, from the coding sequence ATGACGCTCCTTTACATCCTCGCGGCCACGCTTGCCGGCGGCCTGCTCTCGGTGCTGATCGCCGCCAGCCTCACGGTGGGCGTGCTCAGCCGCGTGGTGCACCACCTGGTGAGCCTGTCGGCCGGCGTGTTGCTCGCCACCGCGCTGCTCAACGTGCTGCCCGAAGCCTTCGAGAGCAAGGCGAGCCCGCAGGCACTCTTTGCCACGCTGCTGGCCGGGCTGATCTTCTTCTTCCTGCTGGAAAAGGCCGAGCTCTACCGCCATAGCCACCACCACGAGGGCGACGGCCACCACCACCATCACCACTTCGACCAGCAGCAGGCAGGCCGCGGTGGCTGGAGCGTGCTGCTCGGCGACAGCATCCACAACTTCTGCGACGGCGTGATCATCGCGGCCGCCTTCCTGACCGACACGCAGGTGGGCATCGTGACGGCGCTGGCGATCATCGCCCACGAGATCCCGCAGGAGGTGGGCGACTACATCGTGCTGCTCAATGCCGGCCTGTCGCGCTCGAAGGCGCTGCTCTACAACGCGATGTCAGGCCTGTCCGCCGTGGCGGGTGGCGTGCTCGGCTACTTCGTCGTCGGCCCGTGGGTCGACCTCTTCCCCTACCTGCTGGTGGTGGCGTCGAGCAGCTTCATCTACGTGGCGGTGGCTGATCTCATTCCCCAACTTCAGCACCGCCTGTCGATGCGCGACACCATCGCCCAGCTCGTCTGGTTGGCGGTGGGCATGGTGACGATTGCCCTGGTGGTGCAAGCAATCCACGGGCACGCGCATTGA
- a CDS encoding dienelactone hydrolase family protein: MLSKDLDSLTPSREFNRRGFMQTAVGSGFAAAVLPVTAQTIKTDTAGLTAGEVTIPVGDFKMPAYRAAPAGKTGLPVILVISEIFGVHEHIADVARRFAKLGYLAIAPELFVRQGDAKSYTEIARLMSEVIAKTPDEQVMRDLDATVAWAQGHGGDAGKLGITGFCWGGRITWLYTAHNPAVKAGVAWYGRLVGNSTPLTPAHPVDVATKLQGPVLGLYGGADTGIPVDTVDKMKTALSTGSAAAKKSEFVVYPDTPHAFHADYRPSYRKEAAEDGWKRAVAWFRANGVA, from the coding sequence ATGCTCAGCAAGGACCTGGACAGCCTCACCCCCAGCCGCGAGTTCAACCGCCGCGGCTTCATGCAGACGGCCGTGGGCAGCGGCTTTGCCGCCGCCGTGCTGCCGGTGACCGCACAGACGATCAAGACCGACACCGCCGGCCTGACCGCGGGCGAGGTGACGATCCCGGTGGGCGACTTCAAGATGCCCGCCTACCGCGCCGCGCCCGCCGGCAAGACGGGGTTGCCGGTGATCCTCGTGATCTCCGAGATCTTCGGCGTGCACGAGCACATTGCCGACGTGGCGCGCCGCTTCGCCAAGCTCGGGTATCTCGCCATCGCGCCCGAGCTCTTCGTGCGCCAGGGCGATGCGAAGTCGTACACCGAGATCGCCAGGCTGATGAGCGAGGTGATCGCCAAGACGCCTGACGAGCAGGTGATGCGCGACCTCGACGCCACCGTGGCCTGGGCCCAGGGCCACGGTGGTGACGCCGGCAAGCTGGGCATCACCGGCTTCTGCTGGGGCGGCCGCATCACCTGGCTCTACACCGCGCACAACCCGGCGGTGAAGGCGGGTGTGGCCTGGTATGGCCGGCTGGTGGGCAACAGCACGCCGCTCACGCCGGCGCACCCGGTCGATGTGGCCACCAAGCTGCAGGGCCCGGTGCTGGGCCTCTATGGTGGCGCCGACACCGGCATCCCGGTTGACACGGTTGATAAGATGAAAACCGCCTTGAGCACCGGCAGCGCAGCGGCCAAGAAGTCGGAATTCGTGGTCTACCCCGACACGCCGCATGCCTTCCACGCCGACTACCGGCCGAGCTACCGCAAGGAAGCGGCCGAAGACGGATGGAAGCGCGCGGTGGCGTGGTTCAGGGCGAACGGCGTGGCCTGA